In the genome of Acetobacter oryzifermentans, one region contains:
- the rpoD gene encoding RNA polymerase sigma factor RpoD: protein MATKTASTNAAQEQDGDTTLLDTRSSAVKKLIAKGRERGCITFDELNAVLPQDKMSSEQIEDIMAVLSEMGIQVVENEDNDNEEAEPKKAAAESEDADAEEEAETEAEAESPTGNVNAESVGRTDDPVRMYLREMGTVELLSREGEIAIAKRIEAGRDEMIGGLCESPLTFRAIISWHEMIRNNEMLLRDIVDLEAMQSGGNPLEEGGDGTFNEAESDSDSEEAEEPETEGEGDIESEGSGLSLSALEEKLKPEILAHFDEIEPLYAALRKLQVQRIEALTSGEDVDGNFEENYVALREKLVGKVEQVHLHNNRIEDLVAQLKQMFQKLNMLEGRMLRLAESCRVSREDFLLKYRGRELDPGWMDMVSALSGRSWKNFVAKHANTVVDLRDQVAQLAQETGLPIGEFRRVYATVARGERDSARAKKEMIEANLRLVISIAKKYTNRGLQFLDLIQEGNIGLMKAVDKFEYRRGYKFSTYATWWIRQAITRSIADQARTIRIPVHMIETINKLVRTSRQMLHEIGREPAPEELAEKLGMPLEKVRKVLKIAKEPISLETPIGDEEDSHLGDFIEDKTAIIPLDAAIQTNLREATTRVLASLTPREERVLRMRFGIGMNTDHTLEEVGQQFNVTRERIRQIEAKALRKLKHPSRSRKLRSFLDDN from the coding sequence ATGGCGACAAAAACGGCATCAACCAACGCAGCGCAGGAACAGGATGGGGATACCACCCTGCTTGATACGCGGTCTTCTGCAGTCAAAAAACTGATTGCCAAAGGGCGTGAGCGCGGGTGCATTACGTTTGATGAGCTGAATGCCGTTCTCCCGCAGGACAAGATGTCTTCTGAACAGATTGAAGACATTATGGCTGTGTTGTCTGAAATGGGTATTCAGGTTGTCGAAAACGAAGATAACGACAACGAAGAAGCTGAACCCAAAAAAGCCGCCGCTGAAAGCGAAGATGCAGATGCGGAGGAAGAGGCTGAAACCGAAGCTGAAGCCGAAAGCCCAACCGGCAACGTAAATGCTGAAAGCGTAGGCCGCACGGATGACCCGGTGCGGATGTATCTGCGCGAAATGGGCACGGTGGAACTGCTCTCCCGCGAGGGCGAAATTGCTATTGCCAAGCGGATTGAGGCTGGCCGCGATGAAATGATTGGCGGCTTGTGTGAAAGCCCGCTGACATTCCGCGCCATCATCTCCTGGCATGAGATGATCCGTAACAATGAAATGCTGCTGCGTGACATTGTGGATCTGGAAGCCATGCAAAGCGGAGGCAACCCGCTAGAAGAAGGCGGAGACGGCACGTTTAACGAAGCCGAATCCGATTCGGACTCGGAAGAGGCAGAAGAGCCAGAAACCGAGGGCGAGGGCGATATTGAAAGCGAAGGCAGCGGCCTTTCCCTTTCTGCGCTGGAAGAAAAGCTTAAGCCGGAAATTCTGGCGCATTTTGATGAGATCGAACCGCTTTATGCAGCTCTGCGTAAGTTGCAGGTTCAACGGATTGAAGCCCTGACATCTGGTGAAGATGTTGATGGGAATTTTGAAGAAAACTACGTTGCCCTGCGTGAAAAACTGGTGGGCAAGGTAGAGCAGGTACACCTGCACAATAACCGGATTGAAGATCTGGTTGCCCAGCTTAAACAGATGTTCCAGAAGCTAAACATGCTGGAAGGGCGCATGCTGCGTCTGGCAGAAAGCTGCCGTGTCTCGCGTGAAGATTTCTTGCTGAAATACCGTGGGCGTGAGCTTGATCCGGGCTGGATGGACATGGTTTCCGCCCTGTCTGGCCGTTCATGGAAAAACTTTGTGGCCAAGCACGCCAACACAGTGGTTGACCTGCGTGATCAGGTTGCGCAACTGGCGCAGGAAACGGGTTTGCCGATTGGTGAATTCCGCCGTGTGTATGCAACGGTTGCACGTGGTGAGCGTGATTCTGCCCGCGCTAAAAAGGAAATGATCGAAGCTAACCTGCGGCTGGTTATTTCCATTGCCAAAAAATACACCAACCGCGGCCTTCAGTTCCTTGATCTGATTCAGGAAGGCAATATCGGCTTGATGAAGGCGGTGGATAAGTTTGAATACCGCCGTGGCTACAAGTTCTCCACTTATGCAACGTGGTGGATCAGGCAGGCTATTACGCGCTCCATTGCGGATCAGGCGCGTACCATCCGTATTCCTGTGCATATGATCGAAACGATCAACAAACTGGTGCGCACATCCCGCCAGATGCTGCATGAAATCGGGCGTGAACCTGCTCCGGAAGAACTGGCTGAAAAGCTGGGTATGCCGCTGGAAAAAGTGCGCAAGGTGCTAAAAATTGCCAAGGAGCCCATCTCCCTCGAAACCCCGATTGGGGATGAGGAAGATAGCCATCTTGGTGATTTTATCGAGGATAAAACGGCTATTATTCCGCTGGATGCCGCTATCCAGACCAACCTGCGTGAGGCCACAACCCGCGTTCTGGCCTCTCTCACCCCGCGTGAAGAACGCGTGCTGCGTATGCGCTTTGGTATCGGCATGAACACCGATCACACGCTGGAAGAAGTTGGCCAGCAGTTTAACGTGACGCGTGAACGTATCCGCCAGATTGAAGCCAAGGCCCTGCGTAAGCTTAAACATCCAAGCCGTAGCCGTAAGCTGCGTTCCTTCTTGGATGATAACTGA
- a CDS encoding GNAT family N-acetyltransferase, translating into MITDLNFNAESTTRMKVVVTFMRMFSPPQHASLALPEGWHVQERIQPDVAGYRLLQDRVGREYCWWMRQAASDATLARFLETAPVNIGLLRQEQQIRGFFELDLADPQSVNLSYFGLFPEAIGQGVGRAFLDNVLRLAWRGRPHSVRVNTCTADHPRALALYQQAGFKVMRRVEEVWDVPDRLGIPVPQHLRV; encoded by the coding sequence ATGATAACTGATCTAAACTTTAACGCCGAATCCACAACGCGCATGAAGGTGGTTGTTACCTTCATGCGCATGTTTTCTCCGCCGCAACACGCATCTTTGGCTTTGCCTGAAGGATGGCACGTGCAGGAGCGTATTCAGCCCGATGTGGCTGGGTATCGGCTTTTGCAGGATCGGGTGGGGCGGGAATATTGTTGGTGGATGCGGCAGGCGGCATCAGATGCCACTCTGGCCCGTTTTTTAGAAACTGCACCCGTAAACATTGGCCTTCTACGGCAAGAACAGCAGATCCGTGGTTTTTTTGAGCTGGATCTGGCAGATCCGCAATCTGTAAACCTTTCTTATTTCGGGTTGTTTCCCGAGGCGATTGGCCAAGGGGTCGGGCGCGCTTTTCTGGATAACGTGCTGCGTTTGGCGTGGCGTGGCAGGCCGCATTCTGTGCGCGTAAACACCTGCACAGCAGATCATCCACGTGCATTGGCTTTGTATCAGCAGGCAGGCTTCAAGGTTATGCGGCGTGTAGAAGAGGTATGGGATGTGCCAGATCGGCTTGGTATTCCCGTTCCACAGCATCTGCGCGTGTGA
- the rpsF gene encoding 30S ribosomal protein S6 encodes MPLYETVLIARNDISQQQVDAILDGIAAQIEADGGAVRKREYWGLRSLAYRIKKNRKGHYALLGLEARSELVKEIERQLALNEDVLRLLTLRVEEIDEAPSPVLSRKGDDRGDRGGFRGPKQAGGRFESGRGRRSGGEDRSNAEQPADNAAAE; translated from the coding sequence ATGCCACTTTATGAAACCGTGCTGATTGCGCGGAATGATATTTCCCAGCAGCAGGTGGATGCCATTCTTGATGGTATTGCCGCCCAGATTGAAGCCGATGGCGGTGCCGTGCGCAAGCGCGAGTACTGGGGCCTGCGTAGCCTTGCCTATCGTATCAAAAAGAACCGCAAGGGCCACTACGCTCTTCTGGGTCTGGAAGCACGTTCTGAACTGGTGAAAGAAATTGAACGCCAGCTCGCTCTGAACGAAGACGTTCTGCGTCTGCTGACACTGCGCGTTGAAGAAATCGACGAAGCTCCGTCTCCGGTTCTGTCCCGCAAGGGCGATGACCGTGGTGACCGTGGCGGCTTCCGTGGCCCCAAGCAGGCCGGTGGTCGTTTTGAAAGTGGCCGTGGCCGTCGCAGCGGTGGTGAAGACCGCAGCAACGCCGAACAGCCAGCTGACAACGCAGCAGCGGAGTAA
- the rpsR gene encoding 30S ribosomal protein S18 produces MSDTMEVNPAARRPAVGARRPFYRRRKSCPFSGPNAPKIDYKDVRLLSRFLSERGKIVPSRITAVSAKKQRELAQAIKRARFLALLPYVVS; encoded by the coding sequence ATGTCTGATACAATGGAAGTAAACCCCGCCGCCCGTCGCCCGGCTGTGGGTGCGCGTCGTCCGTTCTACCGTCGTCGCAAGTCTTGCCCGTTCTCCGGCCCTAACGCGCCGAAGATCGATTATAAAGACGTGCGTCTGCTCAGCCGCTTCCTGTCCGAACGTGGCAAGATCGTGCCGAGCCGCATCACGGCGGTTTCCGCAAAGAAGCAGCGTGAACTGGCACAGGCTATCAAGCGTGCCCGCTTCCTGGCTCTGCTTCCCTACGTTGTAAGCTGA